A single window of Acidobacteriota bacterium DNA harbors:
- a CDS encoding recombinase A, translated as MNALVSASRSWVRRSLTQPPSAAWTLAALGGCLAELSGAGPAPALTLAFGLVREAQRRGEPVAWISRTESTFFPPDAAAGGVDLAALPVILLDDVRHRLRAADRLARSGAFGLLVVDLGDRLDLPLAVQTRLAEQALAHGTLVLCLTEKTERQPSLGSLVAVRGQARCIRDGPDRFACRVHALKDKRRGPGWTDQEWCRGPDGVR; from the coding sequence ATGAACGCACTCGTCTCCGCGTCCCGGAGCTGGGTGCGGCGCAGTCTGACGCAGCCGCCGTCGGCCGCCTGGACCCTGGCCGCGCTCGGCGGCTGCCTGGCGGAGCTGTCGGGCGCCGGTCCCGCGCCGGCGCTCACCCTGGCGTTCGGCCTGGTGCGCGAGGCGCAGCGGCGGGGCGAGCCGGTCGCCTGGATCAGCCGGACCGAGAGCACCTTCTTCCCGCCGGATGCGGCCGCGGGGGGCGTCGACCTGGCGGCGCTGCCGGTGATCCTGCTCGACGACGTGCGCCACCGCCTGCGGGCCGCCGACCGGCTGGCTCGCTCCGGCGCGTTCGGGCTGCTGGTGGTCGACCTCGGCGACCGCCTCGATCTGCCGCTCGCCGTGCAGACCCGCCTGGCCGAGCAGGCGCTCGCGCACGGCACGCTCGTCCTCTGCCTGACGGAGAAGACCGAGCGCCAGCCGTCGCTCGGATCGCTCGTCGCGGTCCGCGGCCAGGCGCGGTGCATCCGTGACGGACCCGATCGCTTCGCCTGCCGGGTGCACGCGCTCAAGGACAAGCGCCGCGGTCCGGGCTGGACCGACCAGGAGTGGTGTCGTGGACCGGATGGCGTGCGTTGA
- the lexA gene encoding repressor LexA — MGRTPAGETREKVFAFVRDRLLAGQPPTVREVQDAFGFRAVRTAQQHLERLVEDGRLVAGRHRARGYRLTGSTPGARTVLAPVLGRVPAGALDEAIEDPDGYLPVDGRGAAAGDLFALRVRGESMTGAGILPGDLVIVRRQPTAANGDVVVARVGDEATVKTFRPRGRRVELRPENPAFEPIVLDAGAVVILGKVIEVRRILDARGVTG; from the coding sequence ATGGGAAGGACACCGGCGGGCGAGACGCGCGAGAAGGTCTTCGCCTTCGTGCGGGATCGGCTGCTGGCGGGGCAACCGCCGACGGTGCGCGAGGTGCAGGATGCCTTCGGCTTCCGGGCGGTGCGGACGGCGCAGCAGCATCTGGAGCGGCTCGTCGAGGACGGCCGGCTGGTCGCCGGCCGGCACCGGGCGCGGGGCTACCGGCTGACCGGATCGACCCCGGGGGCGCGCACCGTGCTCGCTCCGGTGCTCGGCCGCGTCCCGGCCGGTGCGCTCGACGAGGCCATAGAGGACCCGGACGGCTACCTGCCGGTCGATGGCCGGGGCGCGGCGGCCGGCGACCTGTTCGCGCTGCGGGTGCGCGGCGAGAGCATGACCGGGGCGGGCATTCTGCCGGGCGATCTGGTGATCGTGCGGCGGCAGCCGACCGCCGCGAACGGCGACGTCGTCGTGGCGCGGGTCGGGGACGAGGCCACGGTCAAGACCTTCAGGCCGCGCGGGCGGCGGGTGGAGCTGCGTCCCGAGAATCCCGCGTTCGAGCCGATCGTGCTCGACGCCGGGGCGGTCGTGATTCTCGGGAAGGTGATCGAGGTCCGGCGGATCCTGGACGCCCGCGGCGTCACGGGCTGA
- a CDS encoding protein kinase, which yields MPLTPGTRIGAYDVTGPLGAGGMGEVYRARDTRLDRDVALKVLPEAFTADPDRLARFEREARVLASLNHPNIAQIHGFEETGGTRALVLELVEGPTLADRLEQGPIPLDEVLSIARQIALALQAAHEAGVIHRDLKPANVKVREDGTVKVLDFGLAKALDTAPAPPPDADPLQSPTLTASVTRMGGGLILGTPAYMSPEQAEGQPTDTRGDLWSLGVVLYEMLTRERLFSGETVAQVLARVIDRDLDLSVVPPSTPRPVRRLLGRCLERDPRRRMRDAGEAISDLEAAASPSAALPETADGAAASPSPLRGWRARTAWAIGGLVLGCLAAAATFWTLAPAPEPPAVRRLTLNLPSPMARGSGFTLSPDGSTLAYVGRTAGGRTRQLMVRHLNEGDAWELDGTEGALDPFFSPDGTWIGFFAGSGPPGGSDRIQYRWTLKRVPIRGGAAVTLADNVPALRGSWGDDDRIVLGALGGLLRVPAAGGTPEAVLPDGAVPEVTVCSAPHVLPGSRVLLYAELSTDGGSQLKAVSLADAESRIVASDVAGATYTPTGHLLLQRSTRPVAGRPGSRTTTLLAAPFDAERLELTRAPVPVVPDAGSSAWSADGTLLYTADTDDDASESRRRLVWIDRDGREDPVPIPPRGYSTPRISPTGDRIALDVIDDGGNADIVVYDVGREVSNRLTFEGWNINPLWSPDGRRVVFTSVEDNGFGLFRKAADGTGQAERLTGSQPVVRMVSDWAGGPDTLVVTHAAGMTNADIHLLPLDGGRASQPLIATPVVETSPGISPDGRWIAYQSNESGRWAIYVRPFPNVDDGKWQVSQGTGFSPVWSPDGGELFYVAAGPNGREMMAVGYAGDPTFTPSRPERLFALPSGIRIGTPYREWDVAPDGERFVMLRETDEDPTGSDPRLGAAELAYVGNWFTELAELVPIP from the coding sequence ATGCCGCTGACACCCGGGACACGGATCGGCGCCTACGACGTCACCGGCCCGCTCGGGGCCGGCGGCATGGGCGAGGTGTACCGGGCCCGCGACACGCGGCTCGACCGCGACGTGGCGCTGAAGGTGCTGCCCGAGGCGTTCACCGCCGATCCGGACCGGCTGGCGCGCTTCGAGCGGGAGGCCCGCGTCCTCGCCTCGCTGAACCACCCGAACATCGCCCAGATCCACGGCTTCGAGGAGACCGGCGGCACGCGCGCGCTGGTCCTGGAGCTGGTCGAGGGCCCGACTCTGGCTGATCGCCTCGAGCAGGGACCGATCCCGCTGGACGAAGTGCTGTCCATCGCGCGGCAGATCGCCCTGGCGCTGCAGGCCGCGCACGAAGCGGGCGTGATCCACCGGGATCTGAAGCCGGCCAACGTCAAGGTGCGCGAGGACGGGACCGTCAAGGTCCTGGACTTCGGCCTCGCCAAGGCGTTGGACACGGCGCCGGCGCCGCCCCCCGACGCGGACCCGTTGCAGTCGCCGACCCTCACTGCCTCGGTGACCCGGATGGGCGGCGGCCTGATCCTGGGGACACCGGCCTACATGTCGCCCGAGCAGGCGGAAGGTCAACCGACCGACACGCGCGGCGACCTCTGGTCGTTGGGCGTCGTGCTCTACGAGATGCTCACCCGCGAGCGTCTCTTCTCCGGCGAGACGGTGGCGCAGGTGCTGGCCCGCGTGATCGACCGGGATCTCGACCTGTCGGTCGTGCCGCCATCGACGCCGCGACCCGTACGGCGGCTGCTCGGCCGCTGCCTCGAGCGCGACCCGCGGCGGCGGATGCGGGACGCGGGCGAAGCGATCAGCGACCTGGAAGCCGCGGCTTCCCCTTCCGCGGCGCTGCCGGAAACGGCGGACGGCGCTGCCGCATCGCCGTCCCCGCTACGCGGATGGCGAGCGCGGACCGCCTGGGCGATCGGCGGTCTGGTGCTCGGTTGCCTCGCGGCCGCAGCCACGTTCTGGACCCTCGCGCCCGCGCCCGAGCCGCCCGCGGTCCGGCGCCTCACCCTCAACCTGCCGTCTCCGATGGCGCGCGGCTCCGGGTTCACCCTCTCGCCCGACGGCTCGACGCTGGCCTACGTCGGTCGCACTGCCGGCGGCCGGACGCGACAGTTGATGGTCCGGCACCTGAACGAGGGCGATGCCTGGGAGCTGGACGGCACGGAAGGCGCGCTCGATCCGTTCTTCTCGCCGGACGGGACCTGGATTGGTTTCTTCGCCGGCTCCGGCCCACCTGGAGGGTCGGACCGGATCCAGTATCGCTGGACGCTCAAGAGAGTGCCGATTCGCGGCGGCGCGGCCGTGACGCTCGCCGACAACGTCCCCGCGCTGCGCGGAAGCTGGGGCGACGACGACCGCATCGTGCTCGGCGCGCTGGGCGGCCTGCTGCGCGTGCCTGCCGCCGGGGGGACGCCCGAGGCGGTGCTGCCGGACGGCGCGGTGCCTGAAGTGACTGTCTGCTCGGCGCCCCATGTGCTGCCCGGTTCGCGCGTGCTGCTGTACGCCGAGCTCTCGACCGACGGAGGCTCGCAACTGAAAGCCGTATCGCTGGCCGACGCGGAGTCGCGGATCGTGGCGTCCGACGTGGCGGGAGCGACCTACACGCCGACGGGCCACCTGCTGCTCCAGCGGTCGACCCGGCCGGTAGCCGGACGGCCCGGGTCCCGGACCACGACGCTGCTGGCGGCGCCGTTCGACGCCGAACGCCTGGAGCTGACCCGTGCGCCGGTACCCGTCGTTCCGGACGCCGGCTCGAGCGCCTGGTCGGCCGACGGCACGCTCCTCTACACGGCGGATACGGACGACGACGCCTCGGAAAGCCGCCGGAGGCTGGTGTGGATCGACCGGGACGGGCGCGAGGACCCGGTCCCGATCCCACCGCGCGGGTACAGCACCCCGCGCATCTCGCCCACCGGCGATCGCATCGCGCTGGACGTCATCGACGACGGCGGCAACGCCGACATCGTCGTCTACGATGTCGGCCGCGAGGTCTCGAACCGTCTGACCTTCGAGGGATGGAACATCAATCCGCTCTGGTCGCCGGACGGCCGCCGCGTCGTGTTCACCTCCGTGGAAGACAACGGCTTCGGGCTGTTCCGCAAGGCGGCGGACGGCACCGGACAGGCGGAACGACTGACCGGGAGCCAGCCCGTGGTGCGGATGGTCTCCGACTGGGCAGGCGGCCCGGATACGCTGGTCGTCACGCACGCCGCCGGCATGACGAACGCCGACATCCACCTGCTGCCGCTCGACGGCGGCCGCGCCTCGCAACCGCTGATTGCGACCCCGGTCGTGGAGACCTCGCCGGGAATCTCGCCGGACGGCCGCTGGATCGCCTACCAGTCCAACGAATCCGGCCGCTGGGCCATCTACGTGCGGCCGTTCCCGAATGTCGACGACGGCAAGTGGCAGGTGTCGCAGGGCACCGGCTTCTCGCCGGTCTGGTCGCCGGACGGCGGGGAGCTTTTCTACGTGGCGGCCGGCCCGAACGGGAGGGAGATGATGGCGGTCGGGTACGCCGGCGATCCGACCTTCACGCCGTCACGTCCGGAACGGCTGTTCGCGTTGCCGAGCGGCATCCGGATCGGTACCCCCTACCGGGAGTGGGACGTCGCGCCGGACGGCGAGCGCTTCGTCATGCTCCGGGAGACGGACGAGGACCCGACGGGGAGCGATCCGCGCCTGGGAGCCGCAGAGCTCGCCTACGTCGGCAACTGGTTCACGGAGCTCGCCGAGCTCGTCCCGATTCCCTGA